TTGTAGTTGGGCTGCGGGTTGTTTCCGGAGTAACCGTCGCTGAAACCGGAGGAGTTGTTGTCACCGGTGGCGATGTAGAGGTTGCCCTTGGAGTCCCAGGCCATGCCGCCGCCCGCGTGGCAGCAGCTGTGGACCTGGACCGGCCAGTGCAGGAGGACCTTCTCCGAGGCGAGGTCGAGCTTGTTCGTCGCCAGGTCGAGGGTGAAGCGCGAGACGCGGCGCTCGGCCATCTGCTTGTCGCGGTCGAGACCGGAGTGCGGTGTGTAGTGCAGGTACACCCACCCGTTCTGCTCGAACTTCGGGTCCAGTTCGATGCCGAGCAGGCCTTCCTCGACCTTGGTCAGCTCGTCGCCGCCGCCCTTGTTGCCGAAGATGGTGAGGCCGCCCGCGAGGGTGACCTTCTTGGTCGCCGGGTCGTAGACGTGGATCTGGCCGATGCCCTTGCCGACGTCCGGGTTCGCCCAGTCCGTGATCACGGGCTGGGTCGAGTCGGCGCCGCCGCGGCCGATGTAGAGCACGCGCCCGTCGGGGGCGATGACCTCGCCGTGCGGCTCGCCGATCTGGTCGTTCTGGCCGGGCTGGTTGGGCTGGGTGACACGCTCGGCCTTGTAGTTGGCGTTGATGGTGGCCTTGCAGTCGGCCCGTACGAGACGGGTCGTCCAGAGCAGGGCGCCCCGGAGGTGGTCGCGGAAGTCGACCTCGCTGAACGAGTCGGCCGTGTTGCCCATGCCGGTGTAGAAGGACCGGCCGCCGTCGTAGTCGCGGCACCAGGAGACGGGGTGGTCGGCGCCGTTGGCGCTCGCCCCCGGCTGGTAGGTGATCTCGCGGACGCGGGCCACGGTGTGGACGTCGCCGGACGGGTTCTTCGTCCAGTTCAGCCACTTGTCGGGGCGCTTCCACTCCAGCGGGAGGTCCTTGGTCGCCGGGTTCTGCCGGTCGCCGACCTCAACGGTGGCCCGCTGCACGGACGTTGGGCTCGTCGCGGCGGGGCGCGCGCCGACCAGACCGGTGTACCAGTCCGAGTACGGCTCGGTGCGTGCCGCGTCCGCGACGCCGAGGAATCCGCCGCCGGCCTCCATGTACGCCTCGAGCCCCGCCTCCTGCTCGGGGTCGAGGATGTCCCCGCCGCCGGTCAGGAAGACGACCGCGTTGAACGTACCGAGCCGCTTGGCGGTGAAGACGGAGGCGTCGTCCGTGGCGACCGTCTTGAAGCGCTGGTTGGTCGGACCGCTCAGCCCGATCTTCTCGATGGCGGCGATCCCGGCGTCGACGGTCGGTGATTCGTCGCCACTCGCCGAGCCGTGGAAGACGAGCACCTTCACATTGTCCGTGCCGGGCGGCGACGGCAGGGACAACGTTGTCCTGATCGACTGTTTGAGCATTTCCGGATCCGGGTGCGGCCTGGCCGAAGCCGCGTTCCCGGCGAGCAAGGAGGCGCCGAGGGCGCCGGCCGCGAGGGCCGCGACCATGGCACGTCTCGATCTGCGCTGGTGTTGCATGCGTTCACCCACCCCTCAGAGGTCACTGCAAACGCGGATGAAGCTAGACCTCTTTGCTCAACTCGCCAAGGGGTATGACCGCGTTGGCGCGAACTTTGTCCTGGGTGTGGATAAACGAAGATTCCCCGGCTACCGTGTCGGCGTCCCGGGGGTCTCGTGCGCCCCGTCAACCTCTCAATGCCCTTACGGCGATGGGGAGTTCGGTATGAGTCTGGACAGACGGAGCTTCAACAGGCGGCTGCTCGCGGGCGGCGCGGTCACGGCGGCCGGGGTGACATCGTTGTCCCTGGCGACTGCCGACGGCAGCGCGGCGGCCGTCACGGCGCGGACCGCCCCTGCGGGCGGCGTGGTCCGTCATATGAAGCTGTACGCGGAGAAGCTCGCGGACGGGCAGATGGGGTACGGCCTGGAGAAGGGCAAGGCCTCGATCCCGGGACCGCTGATCGAGCTGACCGAGGGCGACACCCTGCACATCGAGTTCGAGAACACGATGGACGTCGACGCGAGCCTCCACGTCCACGGCGTGGACTACGACGTGGCGAGCGACGGCACGCGCCTCAACAAGAGCCACGTCGAGCCCGGCGGTACGCGGACGTACACCTGGCGCACGCACACCCCCGGCCGGCGCAAGGACGGGACGTACCAGGCGGGCAGCGCCGGCTACTGGCACTACCACGACCATGTCGTCGGGACCGACCACGGGACGGGCGGCATCCGAAAGGGGCTCTACGGCGGGGTGGTCGTACGGCGCCAGGGAGACCTGCTTCCCGACAAGACGTTCACGATCGTCTTCAACGACATGACGATCAACAACGTCTCCGGCCACATGGGCCCGGACTTCAATGCGACGGTCGGCGAGCGCGTCGAGATCGTCATGATCACGCACGGTGAGTACTACCACACGTTCCATGTGCACGGTCATCGCTGGGCGGACAACCGTACGGGCATGCTGACCGGGCCCGACGACCCGAGCCGCGTCGTCGACACGAAGATCGTCGGTCCTGCGGACTCCTTCGGTTTCCAGGTCCTGGCGGGCGAGCACGTCGGGGCGGGCGCCTGGATGTACCACTGCCATGTTCAGAGCCACTCCGACATGGGCATGGCCGGGCTCTTCCTGGTGGCCAAACCGGACGGAACGATCCCCGGCTATGAGCCCCATCACCACATGTGACCTGCACTGTGCCGCTCTGTACGGGGTGGTGGTGTTGTCTGCTCCACTCTGGCAGGTCACGTGGCCGGGTGGA
The sequence above is drawn from the Streptomyces sp. NBC_01465 genome and encodes:
- a CDS encoding ThuA domain-containing protein, whose amino-acid sequence is MVAALAAGALGASLLAGNAASARPHPDPEMLKQSIRTTLSLPSPPGTDNVKVLVFHGSASGDESPTVDAGIAAIEKIGLSGPTNQRFKTVATDDASVFTAKRLGTFNAVVFLTGGGDILDPEQEAGLEAYMEAGGGFLGVADAARTEPYSDWYTGLVGARPAATSPTSVQRATVEVGDRQNPATKDLPLEWKRPDKWLNWTKNPSGDVHTVARVREITYQPGASANGADHPVSWCRDYDGGRSFYTGMGNTADSFSEVDFRDHLRGALLWTTRLVRADCKATINANYKAERVTQPNQPGQNDQIGEPHGEVIAPDGRVLYIGRGGADSTQPVITDWANPDVGKGIGQIHVYDPATKKVTLAGGLTIFGNKGGGDELTKVEEGLLGIELDPKFEQNGWVYLHYTPHSGLDRDKQMAERRVSRFTLDLATNKLDLASEKVLLHWPVQVHSCCHAGGGMAWDSKGNLYIATGDNNSSGFSDGYSGNNPQPNYKGVSFADARRTAGNTNNLNGKILRIHPEPDGTYTLPEGNLFTGKEQDEGGGKTRGEIYVMGVRNPARISIDKKTDVLYAGWVGPDAGEPSTTWGPAKYDTFSAIIKAGNHGWPYCMGNKQPYRDRNLPDPSKPLGWYNCDAPKNESPNNDGLVNLPPITGNTIWYSPQGGGIDYPRDANGIPSYKKEEAKQLLPWLKGGGQATMNGPVYRYDAASTSADKWPAYWDGKWFVGDFYDGDQPRHAVLLDPKTAGKGGLPTHAESLKKIIPVGADGIRNLMDWKFAPDGSLYVLDYGRGFFTSDSKSALWRVTYKGGEATPAAADLARKAE
- a CDS encoding multicopper oxidase domain-containing protein, coding for MDRRSFNRRLLAGGAVTAAGVTSLSLATADGSAAAVTARTAPAGGVVRHMKLYAEKLADGQMGYGLEKGKASIPGPLIELTEGDTLHIEFENTMDVDASLHVHGVDYDVASDGTRLNKSHVEPGGTRTYTWRTHTPGRRKDGTYQAGSAGYWHYHDHVVGTDHGTGGIRKGLYGGVVVRRQGDLLPDKTFTIVFNDMTINNVSGHMGPDFNATVGERVEIVMITHGEYYHTFHVHGHRWADNRTGMLTGPDDPSRVVDTKIVGPADSFGFQVLAGEHVGAGAWMYHCHVQSHSDMGMAGLFLVAKPDGTIPGYEPHHHM